Genomic window (Rosa chinensis cultivar Old Blush chromosome 6, RchiOBHm-V2, whole genome shotgun sequence):
gagagagagagagagagagagagagagagagagaagaagagggcaaaaaagtccccaaaaaataataataacaaaagaattaattgggtattagggaaataatcccttagagtgttttgggtaaatggggttaaaaaactgttagtggagcaagtgggcaatttggtgtctaaaattgggtaaatgatcatttccccttttcTTTATATAATTTTCTGAATTCAAAGATTTTATAAGTGAATGTGATATTTATTTTAAGATAatttaaactttctattttaaatgTAACTTTTGTGTTTTGCGACTCATCTAATTAGTAGTAGTTGTTGttttttgttattgttgttgGATTAGAACTCAAGGTTGTAAGCTTTGCCATGGAGTTTGCAACACCACTCTAGATTTATGTTTTCCATTGTTTTACTAGTAATCTAACTTAAACTTAAAGTAGAGGTTTAAGTTTTTAACCCAAAAATTACAACCTAAAGATTATATACCTATGTTAGCTAAACTGTCTTCTAAGAGTTTTCgtatcaacctatttattagaaTCATTTTTCACATCAACCTTTTTCTTAGGTATTCTATCATTGCGAGTTAACCATGTTTATTAGGTTGAAAGTCTCTGTATTATACCTATatgaatatacatatatattaggTAAATAAAAAAGGTAGCAATTGAAAAAGAACAACCATTGTATTAATAAGACAATATACAAAATGAAAAGTTCAACCATAGAACAAGATACTTTATCATAAGAAATTCATGGCACAATgatggcaaaagaaaatatttgaaaACTATATCTCATGAATAATATACCTTATTCATAGATACCATACTTTGAAAGACAAAAATTAGAAAGAGAATATGGTTACAAATGCATAACAGCATTGGCGATACACAACAACAATGTGAACTTTTTTTCTATGATCTAGGAAAACTTAACTAGTACTTGTATAAGTTTGAAAATATAGTGCTATATATAAAAATTTTCTtcaatgaaaatttgaaattaaagtaCGAATTAAGCCATAAATCGCTTACTTTTGGAAATGTTATAATCTAGGCATATAGATTTATAATTCCATTTGACTTTTTACAAGCTCAGTACAATGGGAACCAAAAAGTTGATGGAAATTGTTTTAATTGAAATATCTATTAAATAAGGAATGTTTGATGATTTGAATTTCgtgcaaattgaaaagaaaaagttatCGAGTGTAAACTAATAAATCATTGCTAAATTGGGTGTAAAACAAATTTTCAGACAAATGCTTTGACTGTGACAATTTTATTGTCTGAAAACTCAAGCCGTTAGCCATATCTATGTGCCACACCACCATAGTTTTGGCCACACACCTGAAACGCAATAAACAATATCACTATCGAAGGCCGCAGATTCCCACTTACCAGATGGTCGATTAATATCCAACATTAGAAGATTGATAtcctgcatttttttttttaatctgaaTATCCACAACACAAGCGTGGTGGAGTTTGGAAGAAAAGACGGCAATAAATTCATTTAACTTCAAATTCCAGATGTTCCAAGCTAAAATTTAACATGTTTATATAAATAATGAGCATTGCATACTAGagtaaaaagaaaatggaggttaaaagaaaaaattacacgcAGGTTAATACCAATCAAAAGAAGACCTGCTAGATTTAGTCATAATAAACATGATGAGATTGGGCACAGAAACTATCCAGCCtcaaacgtcaaactcttgaTTCCAATGCCAAAAGAATCTTCTTCCTTGGACCCTGAAACCCCAAAATCAGAACTAAAGGTAAGCTCAAAGCTTAAAGCTCAGAGTAAGCAAAGACAAAACTCATCAACTCAAGCCAAAACCAACTCCTGGTACAGTTACCATGACTTTGCAAGCaatagaaaatggaaaaacagaCAACAACCTAATTCTGGTATATTTCGAAAGTAAAACAGAAATTCTCACTTGAGACAAATATGGTGTGCCTACAGTTCTGTTCAATTAATTCAAGTAAAACAAATAGTGAAACTGTTGGAAACTACACAGAAGGTGACCGAATTAGTGTTTGATCCAAAAGACCGAACACCATCCTCACCATTAATTGATGTGCACCCTGATTGAACTCTAACAGTATAGTCTATGTTTTATTCAATCCACCTACAAGATAATTTCATTAGATTACTGTGAAGATGGTATGCTTTTAGAGATGAATATTGTCACTCTTGCAGATTCTGAAAAAGAAGAtgaattgtatctaaaacattTTATATTACTCTTGCATGTTGAAACAAAGTTGACCATACAACCATGGATTAAGAAACAATTTATTTCAAGCAAACTCATGGTTTTGGATTTCTTAGTGTTGGAAAGCAATAGTTTAGCATGAGGTCGTTGTGATATGATGTTTGTAATCATGTTTCAAGAATTCTAGCTAGGAGTTTCTCGAGGTTACCATTGGTATTCCTAGAGCCTTGAGATCCTCATCAGTCATGTGCACAAGAGCCGTCATATCAACCTGCATAACATGTCGAATTATGAAGTCGAAGGTAAGGAATATTTTCCCAGAAATAGGTGGTTAAAAAATGTGCATGATATACATACTTCCTCTGCCTGAAATGTAATGGAATACTTTTCAAGATCCAAGGATGTCAAAAATTCGTCCACTGATGTGCCAACCTGCATGAAAGACAGACGGAACATCTAAAATTAAGCGGCAATAACAGTAATCAGCGTGTGCATGTCCCTTTTTATGTGGGCCAGTCTAAGGATGATATATTGGAATAGATGGTACTTCAATCTAGCAGTAGCAATATAAAAATTGCTATCTTTTGTTCCTTTAGGGAATCATATAGCAACCATATCCCTCTTGATGAAATGATTTCTTATGACACCATGCCTAATGCGGAGGGGAATCTACGTTACTATACTACTACTATCCATGTTGTGCCCCCTAAAAGTcgtaataaacaaacaaaagcaGGAATGAAGAAAGGTCAAACAGATAAATAAACAAGATGATCATTAAGGAAAATTTCCTTATGGTAAAACATTTCACATATCTAAAGTTTTCCTCTTCATTCTAACCatgttttaaaattttgttATTAATATTAGCAATCAGATGTAGCCTCAAGGGACCAATCTCAGTTCTCAAACACACCAAGTACGAGCTGTGCATGAGATACTCAGTATGGAATTAATGAATACCAAACAATTCGTGCCTTTTTTGAAGCCTTCTTCCTAGATGTTGTGTTGGCAACTTTGTGAGTCTCTGGTGCAGGTGCTGCAACAGCAATGGTTCTCCTTGCTGATTTAGCAGCCTCTACTTTTGACCTTGGTGGATCGGCATTCACTGGTTGTGGCTTCATAGTACCGGATAGCTTTTCCCGTAGGTCCCTTACACCTGAAACAGATCTTGTTCCAGATGTTTGTTTGAAACTTTTCCTCTGGAGCTTCAAACGAAGGTCCCCAACTTTGCGATCTTCAAAAGATATCAGCAGAAAGTCAACTTCCACAAAAGATGATATAGTGGAATCAAATAGAAATAGCTGCAGCTTTTAATACGAAAGTATAAGTCCATACTTGATAATTGAGGTTCGTTATCATCATAAAGATCATGCTCCCACTTGTCATCTTGTCTCTGCCTGAAAAGGATGTGCCATCATCTCAATTACAAAGCTTTTCTACTCAAAACTCAACCACCATCAAGCATTAACATATACACATTCAAACCAGAACACAACCAGCAGTACCCCAAAGGCTAAAACTATTCAAATGGATTGCATTTGCCAGCATTTTCCGACAAGTATATGCAGCCTATGGGTAATCATCTGGTGAACGAAACCTTGCAACACTACATGCAGTATCTTTCTAACTACGAAGATTGAACTAATACAACAAAGCTGATATCGAATCTCAAGATTTCATAACAGGGTCCATCTTTATTGCCAAAGTAACAGAAGTTCACATTATTGTTGCAAGCATCAGTATAAAACTTCACAATTTTCATCTATTCACAACAGATCAAAAGAAACAACTCTGAAGCTTTTGCAACATAAAAAGTGCTTATATTACAGTCAACACATTAGTTAGACAAGTCACACTGTAtccaatttcaattccaaatccAATTATTTTGAAAATCACAACGATAAGATATACAAGGAAGTGAACACCGTTCTAATCGTATGAATTGAAAATGGCACTTGGCCGGTTTCCAGTGGCATCTCATTATGACCTACTTGTATTATTGTACTCAAATCCGAACAAAATCTTTGCTAATCAATATCGAAACTTTAGTGTTCAACTTGATGTTTTAAGTCACCCACACACTGGATAGTTCCTGATTCCAGCACCTACCTTGACCACTAAATTCTACTCCTAAATGCATTCGTGTAACTATAAATCCATCCAAAATTTCAGTCTCCTATCAATCACTGAGCACATACACTATCAGCAATATAGAAAAACTATACTCAAAATCCAGAATTCAAACCGGAACAAGCAAAATCCAAAACAATTATAACCATTGATTTCGTTGAAATACAGAAAAGGGAGGGAAGAGAAACCTTTTGCCGGCTACTTGTCTACGATCCCTGAAGTTGTTGCCATTGAGACGCTCTTTAATGGACCTCTTGGCATCAGCTTCTTCTCGATCAGCGTACATCTTCCTTATTCCCGAGTAGCGGTAGCAACCCTAAATCCCCAACCCTAAAAACTAACCCCAACCCAAGTGGGCGAAGAAGACGAATTTGAAAGCCTGCTACttc
Coding sequences:
- the LOC112174668 gene encoding ankyrin repeat and SAM domain-containing protein 6 — protein: MYADREEADAKRSIKERLNGNNFRDRRQVAGKRQRQDDKWEHDLYDDNEPQLSNRKVGDLRLKLQRKSFKQTSGTRSVSGVRDLREKLSGTMKPQPVNADPPRSKVEAAKSARRTIAVAAPAPETHKVANTTSRKKASKKVGTSVDEFLTSLDLEKYSITFQAEEVDMTALVHMTDEDLKALGIPMGPRKKILLALESRV